The following proteins are co-located in the Leptospira limi genome:
- a CDS encoding sensor histidine kinase produces the protein MNIRVFYHKLLGKQFDPISLIAVYSEILNKLYFLGFAYTLAYAHSVYLEWGKVDLTNCYLSFSQLIISLCLIGISFFYRTVNTSITNLVRILFLSLVLVEIETGFHDPTIPYFDPRNWLTIIALIGSNSFFYPGLVWQFIFEWTLVFCFYLIRVFIQNDSLIPEETWREMSTIVPLFLVSFFLNHWWFQTRYIAAYRGMLLEEKRRTFFQDIHDSLGSKLTDLVLLCQTLESNSVETSTAVIHKIKELSSDALESLRNQVKEEDQRVILQESLVDGLQLLVKKRYKMLGREILIQSESLKERLISIKEPEAAHHLLQIFNEISTNDLRHGSGKTICRLEETENFISFDFATENKVTNPQSPNVNIANPESFLDLGIGEKGIEQRIQFLNGQLEISPSPYRIKMQIPKSLFLL, from the coding sequence ATGAACATTCGTGTTTTCTATCACAAACTTTTGGGCAAACAATTTGACCCAATTTCATTAATTGCAGTTTACTCAGAAATCTTAAACAAACTGTATTTTTTAGGATTCGCCTATACCCTTGCTTATGCTCATAGCGTTTATTTAGAGTGGGGAAAAGTGGATCTTACGAATTGTTACCTTTCATTTTCCCAACTCATCATCAGTTTATGCTTAATTGGGATTTCTTTTTTTTATCGAACAGTGAACACAAGTATTACTAATCTAGTTCGAATTCTGTTTTTATCCTTAGTCTTAGTCGAAATCGAAACTGGCTTTCATGATCCAACAATTCCTTATTTTGATCCAAGGAATTGGTTAACCATCATCGCACTCATTGGTTCAAATTCGTTTTTTTATCCAGGACTTGTTTGGCAGTTTATTTTTGAATGGACCCTTGTTTTTTGCTTTTATTTGATACGAGTTTTCATCCAAAATGATTCTTTGATTCCAGAAGAAACATGGAGAGAGATGTCAACTATTGTACCATTATTCTTAGTTTCTTTTTTTCTAAACCATTGGTGGTTCCAAACACGATACATCGCAGCTTATCGTGGTATGTTACTCGAAGAAAAACGTAGGACTTTTTTCCAAGACATCCATGATAGTTTGGGTTCTAAACTCACGGACTTAGTATTACTCTGCCAAACATTAGAGTCCAATTCAGTAGAAACTTCCACGGCTGTGATCCATAAAATCAAAGAACTTTCTTCTGATGCGTTAGAATCTTTACGGAACCAAGTAAAAGAAGAAGACCAGAGAGTAATTTTACAGGAATCTCTGGTTGATGGTCTGCAACTCCTGGTTAAAAAAAGATATAAAATGTTAGGCAGGGAAATTTTAATCCAAAGCGAATCACTTAAGGAACGATTGATCTCAATCAAAGAACCTGAGGCTGCACATCATTTATTACAAATTTTCAATGAAATCAGTACCAATGATTTAAGACATGGTAGTGGAAAAACAATTTGTCGTTTAGAGGAAACTGAAAATTTCATCTCCTTTGATTTTGCCACAGAAAACAAGGTAACAAATCCACAATCTCCAAACGTAAACATTGCGAATCCAGAATCATTTTTGGATTTGGGAATCGGAGAAAAAGGGATTGAACAAAGAATCCAATTCCTAAATGGTCAATTAGAAATTAGTCCATCTCCTTACCGGATCAAAATGCAAATCCCGAAATCATTATTCTTATTATGA
- a CDS encoding response regulator has translation MNVVQIGIIEDNPDYLASLVGVLKTRDTLSISTWNSAEAFDSNPPKEELQLLILDIGLPGANGIDVLKKYHTVEVRKSLVISSLQTDDVIFAAIKLGASGYIWKSELDSLWDTIQTILEGGSVISPSIATKVLLAFRKPETNSSLGSHPKKEKELGLEVLSPRERQILELIIEGDTPHQIAQLFGTTIGTVRQQIKTIYRKLQVNTRVQMLKKARIFGIF, from the coding sequence ATGAATGTAGTCCAAATTGGCATCATAGAAGACAATCCTGACTATTTAGCTTCGTTAGTTGGTGTATTAAAAACAAGAGATACACTTTCCATTTCAACTTGGAATTCTGCAGAAGCCTTCGATTCAAATCCTCCTAAGGAAGAATTACAATTATTGATTCTTGACATTGGACTCCCAGGTGCCAATGGTATCGATGTTTTAAAAAAATACCATACTGTTGAAGTGAGGAAAAGTCTTGTTATCTCTTCCTTACAAACTGATGATGTGATCTTTGCTGCGATCAAACTCGGTGCATCAGGTTATATCTGGAAGTCTGAATTGGATTCACTTTGGGATACCATCCAAACGATTTTGGAAGGGGGGAGTGTGATTTCTCCTTCCATCGCCACAAAAGTATTGTTAGCATTTCGGAAACCAGAAACCAACTCTAGTTTAGGTTCTCATCCTAAAAAAGAAAAAGAATTGGGTTTAGAAGTTTTATCCCCAAGGGAAAGGCAAATTTTAGAACTCATTATTGAAGGAGATACTCCCCATCAAATTGCCCAATTGTTTGGAACAACTATCGGGACTGTCAGGCAACAAATCAAAACCATCTACAGAAAACTCCAAGTCAATACGAGGGTCCAAATGTTAAAGAAAGCAAGGATATTTGGTATCTTCTGA
- the meaB gene encoding methylmalonyl Co-A mutase-associated GTPase MeaB: MNQENKDSEKPNRSSDNERLKSALSVNPGVADAPAISPYIKEQRKSLSKKDTTPESLAEGILSGNRTALSKAITLVESNLEEHNDKAQAILELVMPKLGNSIRIGITGVPGVGKSTFIESFGSFILEQNRKLAVLAIDPSSQRTKGSILGDKTRMEVLSKAENAFIRPSPSSGSLGGVARKTRESMYLCEAAGFDTIIIETVGVGQSETQVHSMVDFFLLLMLAGAGDELQGIKRGIMEMADLIAINKADGQNEAYATRARAEYESALHLFPAPESKWTPRATTCSGLGGKGIDEIWKLILDYISTTRTNGYYAKNREDQTKTWFEESLREAVLDQFFAKEGKKEAIAVSESKLMQGKSTVLREIKFLLGK; encoded by the coding sequence ATGAATCAGGAAAACAAAGACTCAGAGAAACCAAATCGTTCGAGTGACAACGAAAGGCTTAAGTCTGCCCTTTCGGTCAATCCTGGTGTTGCGGATGCTCCTGCCATTTCTCCTTATATCAAAGAACAACGAAAATCCTTATCGAAAAAAGATACGACGCCAGAATCTCTTGCAGAAGGAATCCTTTCGGGAAACCGAACTGCCCTCTCCAAGGCCATCACCCTTGTGGAAAGTAATTTAGAAGAACACAATGACAAGGCACAGGCGATATTAGAACTTGTGATGCCAAAGCTTGGGAACTCCATTCGCATTGGGATCACTGGTGTTCCTGGTGTGGGAAAATCTACCTTCATTGAAAGTTTTGGAAGTTTTATCCTCGAACAAAATCGAAAACTCGCAGTGCTAGCCATAGACCCGAGTAGCCAAAGGACAAAAGGTTCCATCCTTGGTGATAAAACGAGAATGGAAGTTTTGTCCAAAGCAGAAAATGCATTTATACGACCTTCACCTAGCAGTGGTTCGCTGGGTGGTGTCGCACGAAAAACACGAGAGAGTATGTATCTCTGTGAAGCGGCGGGGTTTGATACCATCATCATTGAAACTGTGGGTGTAGGCCAGTCTGAAACCCAAGTCCATTCCATGGTAGATTTCTTTTTGTTACTGATGCTTGCGGGAGCAGGAGACGAACTGCAAGGGATCAAACGAGGGATTATGGAGATGGCAGATCTTATTGCCATCAACAAAGCCGATGGTCAAAATGAAGCCTATGCCACTCGCGCCAGAGCTGAATATGAATCAGCTCTCCACCTCTTCCCTGCGCCCGAATCCAAGTGGACACCACGTGCCACCACTTGCAGTGGACTCGGAGGAAAAGGAATCGATGAAATTTGGAAGTTAATTCTCGATTATATCTCTACCACAAGAACAAACGGATATTATGCGAAAAATCGCGAAGACCAAACCAAAACTTGGTTTGAAGAGTCCTTGCGGGAAGCAGTTCTGGATCAGTTTTTTGCCAAAGAAGGGAAAAAAGAAGCCATTGCCGTTTCAGAATCCAAACTGATGCAAGGTAAGTCCACGGTGCTCCGTGAAATCAAATTCCTTTTAGGAAAATAA
- a CDS encoding PilZ domain-containing protein, translating to MSSERRIYNRISEKVHLTYRVIQSGAGSAQFLPSDKGEGDSQDISEGGLLFRTKEPMPMGTRLELELRFPDVKYVLYPKAKVVRLEEFGRCFL from the coding sequence ATGTCTAGCGAACGCCGCATTTACAATCGTATCTCTGAAAAAGTCCATCTCACCTACCGTGTGATCCAATCGGGTGCAGGTTCGGCTCAGTTTTTGCCTAGTGACAAAGGGGAAGGTGACTCACAAGACATCTCTGAAGGTGGACTCCTCTTTCGAACCAAGGAACCAATGCCTATGGGAACAAGGCTTGAATTGGAATTACGATTCCCTGATGTAAAATATGTTTTGTACCCGAAGGCAAAAGTCGTTCGATTGGAAGAATTTGGAAGGTGCTTTTTATGA
- a CDS encoding DUF2505 family protein → MKYQVIHTFPVPLDKLLHAREERYKHLDQFPDLKNVTLLEEKKEGNLIHQKRKVSLEGSMPAVLSAALNDLSLLEESTFDTTTNTHEFKIAPPGKDNVFVIKGKSKYEASGSESKRSYDVDVISSLLFVSPIVEKAIEEIHKHSLEKDRKSIAKFLGVES, encoded by the coding sequence GTGAAATACCAAGTCATCCATACATTCCCAGTTCCCTTAGATAAACTTTTGCATGCAAGAGAGGAGAGATACAAACACCTAGACCAGTTTCCGGATCTAAAGAATGTAACTTTACTCGAAGAAAAAAAAGAAGGGAACCTCATCCACCAAAAACGAAAGGTGAGTTTAGAAGGATCAATGCCTGCCGTTTTATCGGCGGCTTTGAATGATCTTTCTTTGTTAGAAGAGTCTACCTTTGATACCACAACCAACACACATGAGTTTAAAATTGCCCCACCTGGCAAAGACAATGTATTTGTGATCAAAGGGAAAAGTAAATACGAGGCAAGTGGATCTGAGTCCAAACGTTCTTATGATGTGGATGTGATTTCTAGTTTGCTCTTTGTTTCTCCGATTGTGGAAAAAGCGATTGAAGAAATTCACAAACATAGTTTGGAGAAGGATAGAAAATCCATCGCCAAATTTCTAGGGGTTGAATCCTAA
- a CDS encoding methylmalonyl-CoA mutase family protein gives MNEFLFSDFPEVSTEDWKNQILKDLKGSPWDKVTWETEEGFKIEPFYRKEDLPVLPRVFKRNPGWKVTESITSESETKSVTEKGVDAAILISHEEAGKHYGCKISSASDLESLAKSVGEIPLIVSLATRTPKFSDTFKKLIPSHNTVLGDFDPYGTALLCGELGCEENNIGKTFQSLSGTKGFSGVGIHSLYLRDSGASIGQELAYSLSWGVDYLNRHLDAGVSIEDAASNLWFWMGIGSDYFTEIAKFRAMRILWTEVLNAYKPGLGEMLPALILAQTSNFQYTAYDPYVNMLRGTTAAMSAIIGGADFIAVSPFDSEYTTKQELGKRIARNAQLLLRYESFLDKVEDPASGSYYLEVLTKKLAETAWEKFQTVEKEGGFGVSLKKGTIQTEIQTRASKKREALATKKEILLGTNQYPLPTERHAELKESVAETEKRLFYSEKSTYERLVPLRLSYEFDKWRNKTDLHVASGKKAPKVFLLTIGDLTMRKARAGFSSNFIGCLGYEIIDNLGFASVKEGVTKAKESGAEIVVLCSSDEEYATYLPEFAKEMATQLPNSWKLLAGYPKDLVSQAESLGIDDFIHMKRNLVQFMEKAQTKWIGKTNE, from the coding sequence TTGAACGAATTTTTATTTTCAGATTTTCCTGAAGTATCCACTGAGGATTGGAAAAACCAAATCCTCAAAGACCTAAAAGGTAGTCCTTGGGACAAAGTGACCTGGGAAACAGAAGAAGGTTTTAAAATTGAACCGTTTTATCGTAAAGAAGACCTTCCTGTTTTGCCTAGAGTTTTCAAACGAAACCCTGGATGGAAAGTAACCGAATCTATCACATCCGAATCCGAAACAAAATCTGTAACAGAGAAAGGTGTTGATGCAGCCATCCTCATTTCTCATGAAGAAGCTGGAAAACATTATGGATGTAAAATCTCCTCAGCTTCCGATTTAGAATCTTTGGCAAAATCAGTGGGTGAGATTCCCCTCATTGTTTCACTCGCCACACGAACTCCAAAGTTCAGTGACACATTCAAAAAACTTATACCTTCGCATAACACAGTACTCGGTGACTTCGACCCGTATGGTACTGCTCTTCTTTGTGGAGAACTTGGTTGTGAAGAAAATAACATTGGCAAAACATTCCAATCCCTCTCGGGAACCAAAGGGTTTTCTGGAGTTGGAATTCATAGTTTGTACTTACGGGATTCTGGTGCTTCCATTGGCCAAGAACTTGCCTATTCCCTTTCTTGGGGTGTGGATTACCTAAACCGACATTTGGATGCAGGTGTGTCCATCGAAGATGCAGCGTCAAACCTCTGGTTTTGGATGGGAATTGGCTCTGATTATTTCACAGAGATCGCCAAATTCCGCGCTATGCGAATCCTTTGGACTGAAGTTTTAAATGCCTACAAACCAGGCCTTGGAGAAATGCTTCCTGCCCTCATCCTTGCCCAAACTTCTAATTTCCAATACACGGCATATGATCCCTACGTGAATATGTTACGGGGAACAACGGCTGCTATGTCTGCCATAATTGGTGGTGCTGATTTTATCGCAGTATCGCCTTTTGATTCCGAATATACCACAAAACAAGAGTTAGGCAAACGAATTGCAAGGAATGCACAACTCCTTCTTCGTTACGAATCCTTCCTCGACAAAGTAGAAGACCCTGCTTCAGGTTCGTACTACTTAGAAGTTCTCACGAAAAAATTAGCGGAAACGGCTTGGGAAAAATTCCAAACTGTAGAAAAAGAAGGTGGGTTCGGTGTTTCTTTGAAAAAAGGAACCATCCAAACAGAAATCCAAACTCGTGCTTCCAAAAAACGCGAAGCTCTTGCTACCAAAAAAGAAATCCTGCTTGGAACAAACCAATACCCACTCCCAACAGAACGGCATGCCGAACTTAAAGAATCAGTGGCCGAAACTGAAAAACGGCTATTTTACTCAGAAAAATCAACATACGAACGTTTGGTGCCACTCAGACTTTCTTATGAATTTGACAAGTGGAGAAACAAAACAGACCTCCATGTTGCTTCTGGGAAAAAAGCACCTAAGGTATTTTTACTAACCATTGGGGACCTAACGATGCGAAAAGCACGTGCTGGTTTTAGCTCCAACTTCATTGGTTGCCTAGGATACGAAATCATCGACAACCTTGGATTTGCCTCTGTAAAAGAAGGAGTTACCAAAGCAAAGGAATCGGGAGCTGAGATCGTTGTCCTTTGTTCGTCTGACGAAGAGTATGCGACCTACCTTCCTGAATTTGCAAAGGAAATGGCAACCCAACTTCCAAACTCTTGGAAACTACTTGCTGGATACCCAAAAGACCTGGTAAGCCAAGCAGAATCCCTCGGAATCGACGACTTCATCCACATGAAACGTAACCTCGTTCAGTTTATGGAAAAAGCCCAAACCAAATGGATCGGGAAAACAAATGAATAA
- the scpA gene encoding methylmalonyl-CoA mutase: MNKPNFATTPLSFSAPKPDPKSISLWQTAEGISIQSRYQPTDLEGLEHLNYAAGIPPYLRGPYSTMYVNKPWTVRQYAGFSTAEESNAFYRRNLAAGQKGLSVAFDLATHRGYDSDHERVVGDVGKAGVAIDSVLDMKILFDQIPLDQMSVSMTMNGAVIPVLAFYIVAAEEQGVSKDKLSGTIQNDILKEFMVRNTYIYPPKHSMKIIADIFGYTSKYMPKFNSISISGYHMQEAGATADLELAYTLADGWEYIKTGIASGLSVDEFAPRLSFFWAIGMNHFMEIAKMRAGRLLWAKIVNQFQPKSTKSLALRTHCQTSGWSLTEQDPFNNVGRTCIEAMAAALGHTQSLHTNALDEAIALPTDFSARIARNTQIYLQEETNIHRVIDPWGGSFYVEKLTNDLVHKAWDLITEVQKLGGMAEAIETGIPKMRIEEASARKQARIDSGKDVIVGVNRFRLDKEAPLDILDIDNTAVRLAQIKRLEQMKKDRDNTAVEAALNAITKCAETGNGNLLELAVDAARKRASLGEISYAMEKVFGRYKAVIRSISGVYSSEISEDKGYIEARGLADEFAKLEGRRPRIMVAKMGQDGHDRGAKVISTSFADMGFDVDIGPLFQTPAEVAKQVVENDCHILGVSSLAAGHKTLVPQVIEELKKLGAEDVLVVVGGVIPAQDYDFLYKSGATAIFGPGTVISEAAKQILNLLLGERRAA, from the coding sequence ATGAATAAACCTAATTTTGCAACTACCCCACTTTCTTTTAGCGCCCCAAAACCAGACCCAAAGTCCATTTCGCTTTGGCAAACGGCAGAAGGGATCTCCATCCAATCTCGGTACCAACCTACCGATTTGGAAGGTTTGGAACACTTAAACTATGCAGCGGGAATCCCTCCTTACTTACGTGGGCCTTATTCCACCATGTATGTGAACAAACCTTGGACGGTCCGCCAATATGCAGGATTTTCCACGGCAGAAGAATCAAATGCCTTTTATCGTAGAAACTTAGCCGCAGGGCAAAAGGGACTTTCTGTTGCCTTTGACCTGGCGACCCATAGGGGATATGATTCCGACCACGAACGAGTCGTAGGAGACGTGGGGAAAGCGGGTGTGGCGATTGACTCTGTCCTCGACATGAAGATCCTCTTCGACCAAATCCCTCTCGATCAGATGTCTGTTTCCATGACCATGAATGGTGCGGTCATCCCAGTCCTTGCATTCTATATTGTTGCAGCAGAAGAACAAGGGGTCTCTAAGGACAAACTTTCCGGTACCATCCAAAATGATATTTTGAAAGAGTTTATGGTGAGGAACACTTACATCTACCCGCCAAAACATTCGATGAAAATCATCGCGGACATCTTTGGTTACACTTCTAAATACATGCCAAAGTTTAACTCCATCTCCATCTCTGGTTACCACATGCAAGAAGCCGGTGCCACTGCGGATTTGGAACTTGCTTATACACTTGCGGATGGTTGGGAATACATCAAAACAGGAATCGCTTCTGGGCTTTCTGTAGATGAATTTGCACCACGCCTCTCTTTCTTTTGGGCAATTGGGATGAACCATTTTATGGAGATTGCCAAGATGCGTGCGGGGCGTCTGCTTTGGGCCAAAATCGTAAACCAGTTCCAACCGAAATCGACAAAGTCTTTGGCTCTCCGAACCCATTGCCAAACGTCTGGATGGTCCCTCACAGAACAAGACCCATTCAATAACGTAGGAAGGACTTGTATTGAAGCCATGGCAGCGGCGCTTGGCCATACACAATCCCTTCATACGAATGCTCTTGATGAAGCGATTGCCCTACCGACTGACTTCTCTGCGAGGATTGCTCGTAACACGCAAATTTATCTACAAGAAGAAACCAACATCCACCGTGTCATCGACCCTTGGGGTGGATCCTTTTATGTGGAAAAACTCACAAACGATTTAGTCCACAAAGCATGGGACCTCATCACCGAAGTACAAAAATTAGGTGGTATGGCAGAGGCGATTGAGACGGGAATTCCAAAGATGCGGATCGAAGAAGCATCCGCGAGAAAACAAGCTCGTATCGACTCTGGAAAAGATGTGATCGTAGGAGTGAACCGATTCCGTTTGGATAAGGAAGCCCCACTTGATATTTTAGACATCGATAACACTGCAGTTCGACTCGCCCAAATCAAACGACTCGAACAAATGAAAAAAGACCGTGACAACACAGCCGTAGAAGCTGCGTTAAACGCCATTACGAAATGTGCAGAGACTGGCAATGGAAACTTACTCGAACTCGCAGTAGATGCTGCGCGAAAACGTGCTTCTCTCGGTGAAATTTCATACGCTATGGAAAAAGTATTCGGGAGGTATAAAGCTGTGATCAGATCGATCTCGGGAGTTTACTCCTCAGAAATTTCTGAAGACAAAGGTTATATCGAAGCACGGGGTCTTGCCGACGAATTTGCCAAACTCGAAGGCCGTCGACCAAGGATCATGGTTGCCAAAATGGGACAAGATGGCCATGACCGTGGTGCCAAGGTGATCTCCACCAGTTTTGCCGATATGGGCTTTGACGTTGATATTGGGCCTCTTTTCCAAACACCTGCAGAAGTTGCCAAACAAGTGGTAGAAAACGACTGCCACATACTTGGAGTTTCTTCTCTTGCAGCAGGACACAAAACCTTGGTTCCCCAAGTGATTGAAGAATTGAAAAAACTTGGCGCAGAAGATGTGTTAGTTGTTGTGGGAGGAGTTATTCCAGCACAAGACTACGACTTCCTCTACAAATCAGGTGCCACAGCAATTTTTGGACCAGGAACTGTGATTTCGGAAGCTGCCAAACAAATCCTCAATTTGTTACTCGGCGAACGAAGAGCCGCTTAA
- a CDS encoding lysoplasmalogenase, producing MAKEIVLFVLFSVVHLLAIVTISKEDVFYLPSKIVPILILIVALFRSFPTLEKRGKLVAVGLVFSLFGDSFLAIPKEGYFVPGLGSFLIAQLIYSYAFTIDSKIKPLLAIPFLLFGCSFFMVLVPKLGALTIPVGFYISAICLMGWRAAARNSITKPFYLGLLGALVFILSDSIIAYSMFLNREMDRSVASLGIMITYYLAQLLIYAATKTEELDVQSVKNT from the coding sequence ATGGCTAAAGAAATTGTTTTGTTTGTTCTCTTTTCTGTTGTACATCTACTTGCGATCGTTACGATCTCAAAGGAAGATGTTTTTTATCTACCTTCCAAAATTGTCCCAATCTTAATCTTGATTGTCGCATTGTTTCGTTCGTTTCCCACATTGGAAAAACGAGGGAAATTGGTAGCAGTAGGACTTGTTTTTTCTCTATTTGGAGATAGTTTTTTGGCCATTCCAAAAGAAGGTTATTTTGTCCCAGGGCTTGGCTCTTTTCTTATCGCCCAATTGATTTATTCGTATGCATTTACCATTGATTCCAAAATCAAACCTCTCCTTGCCATTCCTTTTTTATTATTTGGATGTTCGTTCTTTATGGTACTAGTTCCGAAATTGGGTGCTCTCACAATCCCTGTTGGATTTTATATCTCTGCCATTTGCCTTATGGGTTGGAGAGCTGCCGCGAGAAATTCGATCACCAAACCATTTTATTTAGGTCTCCTCGGTGCTCTGGTTTTTATCCTATCGGACTCCATTATCGCATATTCAATGTTTCTCAACCGTGAAATGGACCGATCCGTTGCATCTCTTGGAATCATGATCACTTATTATCTTGCACAACTACTCATTTATGCTGCAACAAAGACAGAAGAGTTAGATGTTCAATCAGTGAAAAATACTTGA
- a CDS encoding ferritin-like domain-containing protein codes for MKSLKKTSFIEAVAAAIEHEVQCFNFYLKLSESLPEGQIRELFSQLALDGDEHIKYIKDIYKSAEGKELPNLKQLSEIEKFHSSTIQKIMDRLDRNKNAEVKADEKKAIELAIREGEDARNFYATVRGKFQDPKINLLFQKLANFNESNNSLLEAQAMAMEQSTPADQVFYWEDEELLAQVNQPSKSQGKSKPSAKPKTTAKAKPASKPVAKPQNKVKAKKAVKKAAKPTPKKAKPKAKPAKKKGKKK; via the coding sequence ATGAAATCACTAAAAAAAACATCCTTTATTGAAGCAGTAGCAGCTGCGATTGAACACGAGGTTCAATGTTTCAATTTTTATCTTAAACTATCTGAAAGTTTGCCTGAAGGTCAAATTAGAGAACTTTTCAGCCAACTTGCGTTAGATGGTGATGAGCATATCAAATACATCAAAGACATTTATAAAAGTGCAGAGGGGAAAGAACTTCCTAACCTCAAACAACTTTCGGAGATTGAAAAATTCCATTCTTCCACCATCCAAAAGATCATGGATCGTTTGGACCGAAACAAAAATGCAGAAGTCAAAGCTGACGAAAAGAAGGCCATTGAACTTGCCATTCGCGAAGGGGAAGATGCACGTAATTTTTATGCGACTGTCCGTGGAAAATTCCAAGATCCAAAAATCAATTTGTTGTTTCAAAAATTAGCAAATTTTAATGAATCCAATAACTCACTTTTGGAAGCCCAAGCAATGGCGATGGAACAATCCACTCCAGCAGACCAAGTTTTTTATTGGGAAGATGAAGAGTTACTTGCACAAGTAAACCAACCTTCGAAGTCACAAGGGAAATCAAAACCAAGTGCGAAACCAAAAACAACGGCAAAGGCAAAACCGGCATCCAAACCTGTCGCTAAACCACAAAACAAAGTGAAGGCGAAAAAAGCTGTTAAAAAGGCAGCAAAACCTACACCTAAAAAAGCCAAACCAAAGGCAAAACCTGCAAAGAAAAAAGGTAAGAAAAAATAG
- a CDS encoding DMT family transporter: MKTSSPSFIRSVLELNLTILIMGNVTLFAKLLPFPAVTIISGRALFSVLILGLFFILRRKSIHYQSFKHFSYVFGIGILFALHWVTYFHSIQVSTVAVGMLSLFTYPVFSAILEPVLGGNKPEPFALFLASFSLFGLFLIVPDLSWDNQMFQGVVWGVVSAVLYAIRNLLTKEMHVHYPSSQILFTQLFATSLVLLPFADGLSQMLAEPKYLLFQVILAGIFTSLAHTIWIRSLSNLSVTTAGTLSTLSPIYGSLAAWYFLGEVPPERLWLGGGVILFCAVMEVFRKQNEVRLRDKEKLV, encoded by the coding sequence GTGAAAACTTCTTCCCCATCTTTCATTCGTTCTGTACTCGAACTCAATTTGACGATCCTCATTATGGGGAACGTCACTTTGTTTGCCAAACTCCTCCCTTTTCCAGCAGTCACTATTATCTCTGGTCGTGCTTTGTTTTCTGTATTGATATTAGGTTTATTTTTTATCCTAAGGCGTAAGTCGATACACTACCAAAGTTTTAAACATTTTAGCTATGTATTTGGGATTGGGATATTGTTTGCCTTACATTGGGTAACATACTTCCACTCCATCCAGGTATCCACAGTGGCCGTTGGGATGTTGTCTTTATTTACTTACCCTGTGTTTTCTGCAATCCTCGAACCAGTATTAGGTGGAAATAAACCAGAACCATTTGCTTTGTTTTTGGCTTCCTTCTCTCTTTTTGGATTATTTCTCATCGTGCCCGATCTTTCTTGGGACAATCAAATGTTCCAGGGTGTGGTTTGGGGTGTTGTTTCTGCAGTTTTGTATGCAATCCGAAACTTGCTCACAAAAGAGATGCATGTCCATTACCCAAGTTCTCAAATTTTATTCACTCAACTTTTCGCAACTTCCTTGGTTTTGCTCCCCTTTGCCGATGGGCTTTCCCAGATGCTTGCAGAACCGAAGTATCTCCTCTTCCAAGTGATCCTAGCGGGAATTTTCACATCGCTTGCTCATACCATTTGGATTCGCAGTTTGTCAAATTTGTCAGTGACTACGGCAGGGACATTGTCCACACTGAGCCCGATTTACGGGAGTTTGGCGGCTTGGTACTTCCTCGGAGAAGTTCCACCCGAAAGGTTATGGCTCGGTGGAGGGGTGATTTTGTTTTGTGCTGTGATGGAAGTGTTTCGGAAACAGAATGAGGTTCGGTTGCGAGATAAAGAGAAGCTGGTGTAA